The genomic DNA CGAGGCCGACGCGCTGCTGGTCTGGGGCGGCGACGTGCTCTACCTGACCCACTGGCTGCGCGCGTCCGGGCTGGCCGACCTGTTCCCGTCACTGACCGACACGGTCTACGTCGGGGTGAGCGCCGGCGCCATCGCGGTCACGTCGCACAACGTCGACGCAGAGTTCGACCTCGGCTTCGTGCCCGACGGCCACCCGATGGCTGACGACGCCGAGCACGGGCTCGGGCTGGTCGACTTCACGGTCGTCCCGCACCTCGACCACCCCGACGCGCACGGCGCTCCGCTGGCCGAGGTCGAGGCGTGGGCGGCCACGATCCCCGCCCCGACCTACGCGATCGACGACGACACCGCCCTCACGGTCGTCGACGGCACGGTCGAGGTGATCTCCGAGGGCAGCTGGAAGCTCATCCCGCCCGCGACGCCGCGGTGACGGGCCGTCGTAAGCCGGTCGGTAACCTTGAGCGGTCCCTCCCCCGCTCGAACAGCCCCCGGAGACACCTGACATGAGCTCGTCGCACGCCCCTGTGCTGACCACTGTCGACGGGGGCGCCGCCCTCTCGCCGTTCCGCACCCGGGCCCTGCTCGAACGCCTCCGGGCCGTCGCGCCGCAGGTGACCGACGTCGTCGCGCGCCACGTCCACTGGGTCGCGAGCGAGGCCGAGCTCGACGAGACGACACGGGCGAAGGTCACCCAGCTGCTGACGTACGGTCCTCCCGCACCTCCCGTCCCGGGCAGTGCGACGACGCTGGTGGTCGCGCCCCGCCTCGGCACCATCTCGCCGTGGGCCTCCAAGGCCACCGACATCCTGCACAACTGCGGCATCGACCTGCACCGCGTCGAGCGCGCGACCGAGTACGACGTCGTCCACCCCCTCGACCAGCCGCTCACCGACGAGCAGCGCACCGCCGTCGCGGCCCTGCTGCACGACCGGATGACCGAGTCGGTGCTCGACCGCCCCGAGGACGGCGCGCTGCTGTTCGAGGAGCGCACGCCCGAGCCGCTGGAGCACGTCGACGTGCTGGCCCGCGGGCGCGCGGCGCTCGAGGAGGCCGACACGGCGTACGGGCTGGCGTTGTCGGACGACGAGATCGACTACCTCGTCGAGGCGTTCACCGGGCTGCAGCGCAACCCCACCGACGTCGAGCTGATGATGTTCGCGCAGGCCAACTCCGAGCACTGCCGGCACAAGATCTTCAACGCCGACTTCATCGTCGACGGTGACGTGCAGACGTCGAGCCTCTTCGGGATGATCCGCCACACCGAGAAGGTCGCCGGCGAGGGCACGGTCGTCGCCTACAAGGACAACGCCTCCATCATGGAGGGCGGCAAGATCACCCGCTGGATCCCCGAATCCCCCGACGGGCCAACGCGATACGGCGCCCGCGAGACCGACGCGCACGTGCTGATGAAGGTCGAGACGCACAACCACCCGACCGCGATCAGCCCGTTCCCGGGAGCAGCCACGGGTGCCGGCGGCGAGATCCGCGACGAGGGCGCCACCGGTCGAGGCTCGCAGCCCAAGGCCGGGCTCACCGGCTTCGCGGTCTCCAACCTGCGGCTGCCCGGCACCGACGAGCCGTGGGAGGGCGACGACTACGGCCGCCCCGAGCACATCGCCTCGCCGCTCGACATCATGCTCGACGGCCCGATCGGCGCGGCAGCCTTCAACAACGAGTTCGGTCGGCCCGGGCTCGGCGGGTTCTTCCGGGTGTACGAGCAGGACGTCGCCGGTGTGCACCGTGGCTTCCACAAGCCGATCATGAGCGCCGGCGGGCTGGGCTCGATCGACGCGAGCCAGACCGAGAAGGTCCGTTTCCCCGAGGGCACCCTGCTGGTGCAGCTCGGCGGCCCCGGCATGCGCATCGGCATGGGCGGTGGCGCGGCGTCGTCGATGGCGTCCGGCACCAACGCCGCCGACCTCGACTTCGACTCGGTGCAGCGCGGCAACCCCGAGATCGAGCGGCGCGCGCAGGAGGTCATCAACCACTGCTGGTCGCTCGGTGACGACAACCCGGTGCTGGCCGTGCACGACGTCGGCGCGGGCGGCCTGTCCAACGCCTTCCCCGAGCTCGTCGACGACGCCGGCCTCGGCGCCCGCTTCGATCTGTCGGCGGTGCCGCTGGAGGAGTCCGGCCTCGCGCCCAAGGAGATCTGGTGCAACGAGAGCCAGGAGCGCTACGTCCTCGCCCTCGCGCCCGAGTCGCTCGACCGGTTCGCGGCGCTCGCCGACCGTGAGCGCTGCCCGTACGCCGTCGTCGGCGTCGCGCAGGCCGACGGCCAGCTCGTGGTCGCCGAGTCTCCTGAGGCCGCGCCTGGTTTCGACACGGACTCGGCTAGCGCCTCGTCCGGCTCAACCAGCGGGGAGGACGGCTCGACCAGCGACGCGCCCGTGAACATGCCGATGGAGACGCTGCTCGGCAAGCCGCCGCGGATGACCCGCTACGTCAGCCGTGTCGAGCGCGGCTGCGACCCGCTCGACGTGACGCGTCTCGACGTCCGGCAGGCGGCGTACGACGTGCTGCGCCACCCGACCGTCGCGAGCAAGCGATTCCTCATCACCATCGGCGACCGCACCGTCGGCGGCCTCACCCACCGCGACCAGATGGTCGGCCCGTGGCAGGTTCCCGTGGCCGATGTGGCGGTGACGCTGTCGGACCTCACCGGGCTGGCCGGTCAGGCGATGGCGACGGGCGAGCGCTTCCCGCTCGCGTCCGTCGACGCGCCCGCGTCGGGCCGGATGGCCGTCGGCGAGGCGATCACCAACCTGCTCGCCGCCCCGATCACGCTGCGCGGCGTCAAGCTGTCGTGCAACTGGATGGCTGCGTGCGGTGAGCCCGGTGAGGACGCCGCGCTCTACGACACCGTGCACGCCGTCGCGATGGAGCTGTGCCCCGCTCTCGGCATCAGCGTGCCGGTCGGCAAGGACTCGCTGTCGATGCGCACCAAGTGGGACGCCGACGGTGAGGCGCGCCAGGTCACGTCGCCGGTTTCCCTGGTTGTCACGGCGTTCGCGTCGCTGCCCGACGTACGCCGCACGCTCACCCCGCAGCTGCGCGGTGGCGGTGGCGACCGACCCGAGACCTCACTCGTCCTGATCGACCTCGGCGCCGAGCGCAACCGCCTCGGCGGGTCCGTACTCGCCCAGGTGTCAGGGGAGTTCGGCGGTGAGGTGCCCGACCTCGACGAGCCGGCCCACCTCGTACGCCTCGTCGACGCCGTCAACGCGCTGCGCGGCGACGACCTGATCACGGCGTACCACGACCGCTCCGACGGTGGGCTGTGGGCGGCCGCGTGCGAGATGGCGTTCGCGGGCGGCTGCGGTGTCGAGCTGCTCGGCCTGAGCTCGGTCGCCGAGCTGTTCGCCGAAGAGCTCGGCGCCCTGATCGAGGTGCCCGACGAGCACCTCGACGTCGTGCTCGACCGCCTCGAGGCCGCCGGTCTCGGCGACGAGCTCGTCAGCGTCGTCGGCGGCCCGACCGCTGAGCGTCAGGTGCGCGTGCAGGTCGCCGGCGAGACCGTCATCGACGAGCCGCTGCGCGACCTCGCCCAGGCCTGGGACGAGGTGTCGTGGCGCATCAGCCGCCTGCGCGACAACCCCGAGTCGGCCGACCAGGAGCACGAGGCCTTTGGCTCGGATTCCCTTGGGCTGCAGGTCAACCCGACGTTCGACCCGACCGACGACATCGCAGCGCCGTTCTTCAACGCGGGCGCCCGACCCAAGGTCGCGATCCTGCGCGAGCAGGGCGT from Luteipulveratus halotolerans includes the following:
- a CDS encoding Type 1 glutamine amidotransferase-like domain-containing protein, with product MRLLLTSQGVTNPSIRGALVDLLGKPVEEASALFVPTGVYPFGGGAGMAWDAMSGSRSDQLVGLGWRTLGVLELTALPTIRPEMWVPAVREADALLVWGGDVLYLTHWLRASGLADLFPSLTDTVYVGVSAGAIAVTSHNVDAEFDLGFVPDGHPMADDAEHGLGLVDFTVVPHLDHPDAHGAPLAEVEAWAATIPAPTYAIDDDTALTVVDGTVEVISEGSWKLIPPATPR
- the purL gene encoding phosphoribosylformylglycinamidine synthase; the encoded protein is MSSSHAPVLTTVDGGAALSPFRTRALLERLRAVAPQVTDVVARHVHWVASEAELDETTRAKVTQLLTYGPPAPPVPGSATTLVVAPRLGTISPWASKATDILHNCGIDLHRVERATEYDVVHPLDQPLTDEQRTAVAALLHDRMTESVLDRPEDGALLFEERTPEPLEHVDVLARGRAALEEADTAYGLALSDDEIDYLVEAFTGLQRNPTDVELMMFAQANSEHCRHKIFNADFIVDGDVQTSSLFGMIRHTEKVAGEGTVVAYKDNASIMEGGKITRWIPESPDGPTRYGARETDAHVLMKVETHNHPTAISPFPGAATGAGGEIRDEGATGRGSQPKAGLTGFAVSNLRLPGTDEPWEGDDYGRPEHIASPLDIMLDGPIGAAAFNNEFGRPGLGGFFRVYEQDVAGVHRGFHKPIMSAGGLGSIDASQTEKVRFPEGTLLVQLGGPGMRIGMGGGAASSMASGTNAADLDFDSVQRGNPEIERRAQEVINHCWSLGDDNPVLAVHDVGAGGLSNAFPELVDDAGLGARFDLSAVPLEESGLAPKEIWCNESQERYVLALAPESLDRFAALADRERCPYAVVGVAQADGQLVVAESPEAAPGFDTDSASASSGSTSGEDGSTSDAPVNMPMETLLGKPPRMTRYVSRVERGCDPLDVTRLDVRQAAYDVLRHPTVASKRFLITIGDRTVGGLTHRDQMVGPWQVPVADVAVTLSDLTGLAGQAMATGERFPLASVDAPASGRMAVGEAITNLLAAPITLRGVKLSCNWMAACGEPGEDAALYDTVHAVAMELCPALGISVPVGKDSLSMRTKWDADGEARQVTSPVSLVVTAFASLPDVRRTLTPQLRGGGGDRPETSLVLIDLGAERNRLGGSVLAQVSGEFGGEVPDLDEPAHLVRLVDAVNALRGDDLITAYHDRSDGGLWAAACEMAFAGGCGVELLGLSSVAELFAEELGALIEVPDEHLDVVLDRLEAAGLGDELVSVVGGPTAERQVRVQVAGETVIDEPLRDLAQAWDEVSWRISRLRDNPESADQEHEAFGSDSLGLQVNPTFDPTDDIAAPFFNAGARPKVAILREQGVNSHVETAFTFDRAGFDTYDVHMTDLQQGRTSLADYTGLVACGGFSYGDTLGAGEGWARSVLFDPRLTDQFHEFFHRTGTFGLGICNGCQMFAALADHIPGAEAWPRFTRNVSEQYEARLSQVEVLDSPSIFFSGMVGSRLPIAVAHGEGYADFSARGDLASVHRAVRYVDAQGEAASSYPANPNGSPEGLTAVTTPDGRFTAMMPHPERVQRNVQMSWTDGPIEQESPWLRMFRNARAHVG